From Algoriphagus sp. NG3, the proteins below share one genomic window:
- a CDS encoding aldehyde dehydrogenase family protein, translating to MSDQFGIQQSLEALGLKSENLGCSTGSEWIDSGQEYFSSHSPVDGSLIGQVQSTDLGSYDGVIRQSQEAFKTWRNVPAPQRGEIVREIGNALRDKKSDLGKLVSYEMGKSYQEGLGEVQEMIDICDFAVGLSRQLYGLTMHSERPGHRMYEQWHALGVVGIISAFNFPVAVWSWNAALAWVCGDVCVWKPSEKAPLSAIACQLIASEVFDRYGMPEGICCLINGDYQVGETLSQDVRVPLISATGSTRMGKIVAQTVGARLGKSLLELGGNNAIIITENADMDMAIRGALFGAVGTAGQRCTSTRRLIIQEMVYEEVKSRLAAAYNKLVIGNPLDEKNHVGPLIDQDAVKMYLAALEKVRAEGGKAVVEGEVLAGESYKSGCYVKPAIYEAENHFEIVQHETFAPILYLIKYKTLEEAIALQNDVPQGLSSAIMTTNMREAEAFLAVSGSDCGIANVNIGTSGAEIGGAFGGEKETGGGRESGSDAWKAYMRRQTNTINYSTTLPLAQGIKFDI from the coding sequence ATGTCAGATCAATTTGGAATACAGCAGTCGTTAGAAGCATTAGGCCTTAAATCTGAAAACCTTGGCTGCTCTACAGGCTCGGAATGGATAGATTCGGGGCAAGAGTATTTTTCATCCCACTCACCTGTGGATGGCTCTTTGATTGGTCAAGTACAGTCCACAGACCTGGGAAGTTACGATGGGGTGATCCGACAGTCCCAGGAGGCTTTTAAAACATGGAGAAATGTGCCAGCTCCCCAGCGGGGGGAAATTGTCAGGGAAATCGGCAATGCACTTCGGGACAAGAAATCAGACCTTGGAAAGTTGGTTTCCTATGAAATGGGGAAATCCTATCAGGAAGGCCTAGGAGAAGTACAGGAAATGATCGATATCTGTGATTTTGCCGTAGGACTATCCAGACAATTATATGGGCTTACTATGCATTCGGAAAGACCGGGGCATAGGATGTATGAGCAGTGGCATGCATTGGGTGTCGTGGGGATTATATCAGCTTTTAATTTTCCTGTGGCAGTATGGTCTTGGAATGCCGCACTTGCTTGGGTTTGTGGAGACGTATGTGTATGGAAACCTTCAGAGAAGGCTCCTCTTTCGGCCATTGCGTGTCAGTTGATAGCTAGTGAAGTCTTTGACCGGTATGGGATGCCCGAAGGGATATGCTGTCTGATTAATGGGGATTACCAAGTGGGGGAGACGTTGAGCCAGGATGTGCGCGTGCCTTTAATTTCTGCTACTGGATCCACCCGAATGGGGAAAATAGTGGCACAGACGGTAGGGGCAAGACTAGGGAAATCTCTTTTGGAACTGGGAGGAAACAACGCAATCATCATAACTGAAAATGCAGATATGGATATGGCTATCCGTGGTGCTTTGTTTGGGGCGGTGGGAACTGCCGGACAGCGATGCACAAGTACCAGACGGCTTATCATTCAGGAAATGGTGTATGAAGAAGTAAAATCCAGACTTGCTGCCGCTTATAACAAGCTAGTGATAGGAAATCCTCTCGATGAGAAGAATCATGTGGGGCCGTTGATAGACCAAGATGCTGTGAAAATGTATTTGGCAGCTTTGGAGAAAGTTAGGGCAGAAGGAGGTAAAGCGGTAGTAGAAGGAGAAGTATTGGCAGGGGAGAGCTACAAGTCTGGGTGCTATGTGAAGCCTGCCATATATGAAGCGGAAAACCACTTTGAAATCGTGCAGCACGAGACCTTTGCTCCCATACTTTACCTTATCAAATATAAGACACTTGAAGAGGCAATTGCTTTGCAGAACGACGTGCCTCAAGGTTTGTCTTCTGCGATCATGACGACTAATATGCGAGAAGCTGAAGCATTCCTTGCGGTTTCTGGTTCTGATTGTGGGATTGCCAATGTGAACATCGGTACTTCAGGAGCAGAAATAGGTGGAGCCTTTGGAGGTGAAAAAGAAACCGGTGGAGGCCGGGAATCAGGTTCTGATGCATGGAAAGCTTACATGCGTAGACAGACCAATACGATCAATTACTCAACAACTTTGCCATTGGCTCAAGGGATTAAGTTTGATATTTGA
- a CDS encoding TonB-dependent receptor plug domain-containing protein gives MKNLFLLATAASFSLSVHAQSDSTMQDLGEVIIQENRIQLPFSKQSRNIALVNKLQIETTPARSLSEVLSFVPGVDIRQRGVTGVQADVSIRGGSFEQTLMLLNGIKLSDPQTGHHMMNIPVPLVNIDRVEVLKGPASRIFGQNAYAGAINVITELSEKRYARIQGYAGDFGMKGINFAGSLPVGKYKQNLAISYDDSDGHWHNSDYQVSNIFYEGGIDLNEKNTLKGMIAYTDRSFGANGFYSSAFPDQWESVQTTLTSISHTLTLENFFLNTRGYFRRNVDEYVLKRNEPEFYQNNHTTDVFALEANGNFESKLGKTGFGVETRKEAIESTNLGDHDRVLTGVFLEQMVNFGPKVDLRAGVYSNYYSEYGWKHFPGAEVGYQATNELRLYSGYGISYRIPTYNDLYYQGPTNVGNDQLVPEQAQNFEVGAKWSKSGIFAELVYFNRSTDNLIEWTRTDENTPWQPQNFSKVKFNGIEASLNYRVSPNGNTAQIKEFMLSYNYIDADLIDQPGVESRYTFSALKNQVIGGVLLGIGQKFEWNTKLRYLERMSQDPYFVLDMRADYNRTGKLGFFAEASNITNTDYREAGTVQMPGRWFRAGFMLNLE, from the coding sequence ATGAAAAATTTATTTCTCTTAGCGACAGCCGCATCCTTTTCCCTATCTGTCCATGCCCAATCGGACTCCACAATGCAAGATTTAGGTGAAGTCATTATTCAAGAAAACAGGATACAGCTGCCGTTTTCAAAGCAAAGCAGGAATATTGCTCTCGTAAACAAACTCCAGATCGAAACCACTCCTGCAAGAAGCCTATCCGAAGTGCTTTCATTTGTTCCCGGTGTAGATATACGCCAGCGTGGAGTGACAGGGGTTCAGGCTGATGTGAGCATCAGGGGAGGTTCCTTTGAGCAGACACTCATGTTATTAAACGGAATAAAACTAAGTGATCCTCAGACCGGCCATCACATGATGAATATCCCTGTCCCATTGGTCAACATAGACAGGGTAGAAGTACTGAAAGGCCCGGCATCAAGGATTTTCGGCCAGAACGCATACGCCGGTGCTATCAACGTGATCACTGAACTAAGTGAAAAAAGATACGCCAGGATACAGGGTTATGCAGGCGATTTTGGAATGAAAGGAATCAACTTTGCAGGCTCACTGCCAGTAGGGAAATACAAACAAAATCTGGCAATCTCCTACGATGACTCAGATGGCCATTGGCACAACTCTGACTACCAGGTAAGCAATATCTTCTATGAAGGAGGGATAGACCTCAACGAGAAAAACACTCTAAAGGGAATGATTGCCTATACCGACAGGAGTTTTGGGGCAAACGGTTTCTATTCAAGTGCTTTTCCTGACCAATGGGAAAGTGTACAGACCACATTAACCTCGATAAGCCATACATTGACACTAGAAAACTTTTTTCTAAACACCCGGGGGTACTTTAGAAGAAATGTGGATGAGTATGTGCTTAAAAGAAATGAACCGGAATTCTATCAAAACAATCATACCACAGATGTTTTCGCATTGGAGGCAAACGGTAACTTCGAAAGCAAACTAGGCAAAACCGGTTTTGGGGTAGAAACCAGAAAAGAGGCCATAGAAAGCACAAACCTAGGAGATCACGACAGAGTACTAACCGGAGTCTTTTTAGAACAAATGGTCAATTTTGGCCCGAAAGTAGATTTACGGGCCGGAGTATATTCAAACTATTACTCAGAATATGGCTGGAAACATTTTCCGGGAGCAGAAGTCGGCTATCAGGCGACCAATGAACTGAGGTTGTACTCAGGATATGGAATCAGCTATAGGATCCCTACCTATAACGATTTATACTATCAAGGCCCTACCAATGTTGGAAATGATCAACTCGTGCCCGAGCAGGCCCAAAACTTTGAGGTTGGGGCGAAATGGTCTAAATCAGGCATATTTGCGGAGCTGGTGTACTTCAATAGAAGTACTGACAATCTGATCGAGTGGACAAGGACAGATGAAAACACCCCTTGGCAACCACAAAATTTCAGTAAGGTTAAGTTTAACGGAATAGAAGCATCTCTGAATTACAGGGTAAGTCCCAATGGGAACACGGCCCAAATCAAGGAATTCATGCTCTCCTATAATTATATAGATGCGGATCTTATCGATCAACCTGGAGTAGAAAGCAGATATACATTTTCAGCACTAAAAAACCAAGTGATAGGAGGTGTGCTTTTAGGCATTGGTCAAAAGTTCGAATGGAACACGAAATTGAGATATCTGGAGAGAATGAGCCAAGACCCGTATTTCGTGCTGGATATGCGGGCAGATTATAACAGAACAGGAAAACTTGGTTTTTTTGCAGAAGCTTCCAATATCACAAATACAGACTATAGGGAAGCCGGAACAGTACAGATGCCTGGTCGCTGGTTCAGGGCTGGATTTATGTTGAATCTGGAGTAA
- a CDS encoding M1 family metallopeptidase, with amino-acid sequence MRRKLIVKLFFAGALLAGISSSFAQEVKENNQREFGESIDRKGTYTRSASGKPNIGYWQNKADYQIAVTLDDSLHTLSGNITLTYTNNSPENLDFIWMQMEQNRFTEDSRGTLTTPIQGNRYNGDTDGGFEISNLQAKVGSKGSVSTKHIDTDTRMQVWFDEPIPAKGGKATVSMDFSFKVPVEGMDRMGRLEVEDGWIYAFAQWYPKVAVFDDIEGWNVEPYLGAGEFYLEYGDFDYKVTVPYDHIVVGSGELLNPKEVLSKELQNRYAKAMESDTTIMLITAEELGNTELTRPKQDGTVTWHFAIENSRDVAFASSKAFIWDAAKVNLPSGKKILAQSVYPKESDGQEAWSRSTEYSKASVEHYSEKWFEFPYATATNVAADIGGMEYPGLNFCSYKSKGEGLWGVTDHEFGHNWFPMIVGTNERRYAWMDEGFNTFINHYSSLAFNDGEYPSNLNETRRYINFFTSETREGIDTYPDVVNISNLGMLAYNKPAMGLLMLREYILGHERFDHAFRSYIKTWAYKHPQPTDFFNHMDNVAGENLSWFWNGWFYGTGNIDLGINAVIPYAGNYVVVLANKGEIPMPVLLEIAYEDGTDERKMLPVEIWQRGDTWNYLLKTEKKVKSVVIDPDKLLPDVNLGNDSWPQALYDDK; translated from the coding sequence ATGCGCAGGAAATTAATTGTTAAGCTGTTTTTTGCAGGAGCATTGCTTGCTGGGATCAGCAGTTCTTTTGCTCAGGAAGTGAAGGAAAATAACCAGAGAGAATTTGGGGAATCTATTGATAGGAAAGGTACCTACACCAGATCTGCCTCTGGTAAACCAAATATTGGATATTGGCAAAACAAAGCTGATTATCAGATTGCGGTGACGTTGGATGATTCCCTTCATACTCTTTCTGGAAACATCACCCTTACCTATACCAATAACAGCCCTGAGAATCTTGATTTCATCTGGATGCAGATGGAGCAAAACAGGTTTACGGAAGACTCCCGAGGGACATTGACTACACCGATCCAAGGCAATCGCTATAACGGCGATACAGATGGTGGATTTGAGATTTCTAATCTTCAGGCCAAAGTTGGTTCCAAAGGATCAGTTTCTACAAAACACATTGATACTGATACCAGAATGCAGGTATGGTTTGACGAGCCTATTCCGGCAAAAGGAGGTAAGGCGACAGTTTCCATGGATTTCTCCTTCAAAGTGCCTGTAGAAGGTATGGATAGAATGGGGAGGCTGGAAGTAGAAGATGGATGGATTTATGCTTTTGCCCAGTGGTACCCTAAAGTTGCTGTTTTCGATGATATAGAAGGCTGGAATGTGGAACCATACTTAGGAGCCGGGGAGTTTTACTTGGAGTACGGTGATTTTGATTATAAAGTGACTGTTCCCTATGACCACATTGTGGTAGGCTCAGGTGAGCTTTTGAACCCTAAAGAAGTATTGAGCAAAGAACTTCAGAATCGCTATGCCAAAGCAATGGAAAGTGATACTACGATCATGCTGATCACTGCTGAAGAGCTTGGCAACACAGAATTGACCAGACCTAAACAAGATGGAACAGTCACTTGGCACTTTGCCATAGAAAATAGCCGTGATGTGGCTTTTGCTTCCTCAAAAGCATTTATCTGGGATGCTGCGAAAGTTAACTTGCCAAGCGGCAAGAAGATTTTGGCCCAGTCAGTATATCCTAAGGAATCAGACGGTCAGGAAGCATGGTCAAGATCTACGGAATATAGTAAAGCGTCGGTTGAGCATTATTCTGAAAAGTGGTTTGAATTCCCTTATGCGACTGCGACTAACGTGGCGGCTGATATCGGAGGAATGGAATATCCTGGATTAAACTTCTGTAGCTACAAATCTAAAGGTGAGGGGCTTTGGGGGGTTACAGATCATGAGTTTGGCCATAACTGGTTCCCTATGATCGTCGGTACAAATGAGCGTCGCTACGCATGGATGGACGAAGGGTTCAATACGTTCATAAACCATTACAGCTCTTTGGCATTCAATGATGGAGAATATCCTTCAAACCTAAATGAAACCCGCAGATATATTAATTTCTTCACTAGCGAAACCAGAGAAGGGATCGATACTTATCCTGATGTGGTAAATATCAGTAATCTCGGGATGCTGGCATACAATAAGCCTGCAATGGGGCTTTTGATGCTTAGGGAATACATATTAGGGCATGAGCGTTTTGACCATGCATTCAGATCCTACATAAAAACCTGGGCGTACAAGCATCCTCAGCCAACGGATTTTTTCAACCATATGGATAATGTGGCTGGTGAAAATCTGTCTTGGTTCTGGAATGGATGGTTCTATGGAACTGGTAATATTGACCTTGGTATAAACGCCGTAATTCCATATGCAGGAAATTATGTGGTAGTGCTGGCAAACAAGGGAGAAATACCTATGCCTGTTCTGCTGGAGATTGCTTATGAAGATGGCACTGACGAGCGTAAGATGCTTCCAGTGGAAATCTGGCAGCGGGGTGATACTTGGAACTATCTGCTGAAAACCGAAAAGAAGGTGAAGTCTGTGGTCATAGATCCGGATAAGCTGCTTCCAGATGTGAATCTTGGAAATGACAGCTGGCCACAAGCTTTGTATGATGATAAGTAA
- a CDS encoding VOC family protein: MKSLFTIILVGITMSTFAQIKVNHLAVHVSNLAESKEFYQKIVGLEEIEEPFNDGLHAWYDIGGGAALHIIEAPNIPTQISKVNHLCFSMKDMDAFMKTLENANYPFESWQGEKGKVTVRVDGIRQIYIQDPDGLWLEINDDY, from the coding sequence ATGAAATCGCTATTCACAATTATATTAGTAGGAATCACCATGAGCACTTTTGCCCAAATCAAAGTCAACCATCTTGCTGTGCACGTAAGCAACCTAGCCGAAAGCAAAGAATTCTATCAAAAAATAGTAGGTCTGGAAGAAATAGAAGAGCCCTTTAATGACGGACTGCATGCATGGTACGATATCGGAGGAGGTGCCGCGCTTCACATCATCGAAGCACCCAATATCCCCACTCAAATCTCAAAAGTAAATCACCTTTGCTTCAGCATGAAAGACATGGATGCATTTATGAAAACACTGGAAAATGCGAATTATCCCTTTGAAAGCTGGCAGGGGGAAAAAGGGAAGGTAACCGTACGGGTAGATGGTATCCGCCAAATCTATATCCAGGATCCTGACGGACTTTGGCTGGAGATCAATGATGATTATTGA
- a CDS encoding S41 family peptidase: MSETKNTKSQIRLPIILALAISAGIWIGATFAEPKGNQNDLRAALYKLQEIMTYVNRDYVDSVNTNELVEFGINKMLEHLDPHSSYIPAKDASIVQSQLDGEFDGIGVEFGIIRDTIYVVAPLTGGPSEALGIQSGDQIIRVDGENMAGVGVTNRDVFEKLRGPKGSVVVVDMKRKNQEDLIEYKITRDKIPQYSIIASYMVDNEIGYIKVSRFAATTYDEFKQSLTDLKSKGMKKLVIDLQGNPGGYMGAAINMADELLGDRALIVSQEGKVEQYNQKAFAFKPGMFEEGSVIVLVNEGSASASEILAGAIQDNDRGLIVGRRSFGKGLVQMPIDLSDGAELRLTIARYYTPSGRSIQKPYDANYEAYERDWMNRFEHGEFFSADSIKFNDSLKYETVKGRTVYGGGGIMPDYFVPLDTTMSSAYVNKLFNSDSAREFVLDFANENKSKFENMTAAQYHADYTVSDAMLNELVEYGKKNKVAFDTKDFAKSKEYLKILIKAHLGKQLYDDSTFHKVVNDINEVYLQALRLFDEAEKIALATDLHEEEEE, from the coding sequence GTGAGCGAGACGAAAAACACTAAATCCCAAATCAGACTTCCAATAATATTGGCGCTTGCCATTTCCGCGGGGATTTGGATAGGGGCTACTTTTGCGGAGCCAAAAGGAAATCAAAATGATCTGAGAGCTGCACTCTACAAGCTTCAGGAGATTATGACCTATGTCAACAGAGACTATGTGGACAGCGTCAACACCAATGAACTTGTGGAATTTGGCATAAATAAAATGCTGGAGCATCTGGATCCTCATTCTAGTTATATCCCGGCAAAGGATGCTTCAATTGTACAGTCACAACTCGACGGGGAGTTTGATGGAATCGGTGTGGAATTCGGAATAATCCGGGATACTATCTATGTGGTAGCTCCTCTTACAGGAGGGCCTTCGGAGGCGCTAGGCATACAATCCGGTGATCAGATCATACGGGTAGATGGAGAAAATATGGCCGGAGTAGGTGTGACTAACCGTGATGTTTTCGAAAAACTACGCGGGCCGAAGGGCTCTGTGGTCGTAGTGGATATGAAGCGCAAAAACCAAGAGGATCTGATCGAATACAAAATCACCCGGGACAAAATCCCACAGTACAGTATCATCGCATCCTATATGGTGGACAATGAAATAGGATATATCAAGGTATCACGATTTGCCGCCACTACGTACGATGAGTTCAAGCAATCCCTCACTGATCTGAAAAGCAAAGGGATGAAGAAGTTGGTGATTGACCTTCAGGGCAATCCAGGCGGCTATATGGGGGCAGCAATCAACATGGCAGACGAGTTATTAGGCGATAGAGCTTTGATAGTTTCCCAAGAGGGAAAAGTAGAGCAATACAACCAAAAAGCTTTTGCATTTAAACCTGGGATGTTTGAAGAAGGATCAGTGATAGTTCTGGTGAATGAAGGCTCAGCCTCGGCTTCCGAAATACTTGCAGGCGCTATCCAGGATAATGACAGAGGCCTCATTGTTGGTAGAAGATCCTTTGGTAAAGGGCTGGTACAAATGCCTATCGACCTGTCTGACGGAGCAGAGTTGAGATTGACCATCGCAAGGTATTATACACCGTCTGGCAGGTCTATCCAGAAGCCCTATGACGCAAACTATGAAGCTTACGAAAGAGATTGGATGAATCGATTCGAACATGGAGAATTCTTCTCTGCTGACAGCATCAAATTTAACGACAGTCTAAAATATGAGACTGTAAAAGGCCGAACAGTCTATGGCGGTGGAGGCATCATGCCTGACTACTTCGTTCCCTTGGATACTACCATGTCTTCCGCTTATGTCAACAAGCTTTTCAACTCGGATTCGGCACGGGAATTTGTCCTTGACTTTGCCAATGAAAATAAATCCAAATTCGAGAATATGACTGCAGCCCAGTACCATGCTGACTATACTGTAAGTGATGCCATGCTGAATGAACTGGTAGAATATGGAAAGAAAAACAAGGTGGCGTTTGATACTAAGGACTTTGCCAAATCCAAAGAATACCTTAAAATCCTGATCAAAGCCCATTTGGGTAAGCAGCTGTATGATGACAGTACTTTTCACAAAGTGGTCAATGACATCAACGAAGTCTATCTACAAGCCTTAAGGCTATTTGATGAAGCAGAAAAAATCGCCTTGGCAACTGATCTTCATGAAGAAGAAGAAGAATAG
- a CDS encoding hemerythrin domain-containing protein — MRSVDDFEKAILGDLVSENYVFASVLHYFGISFYQYPTESLEIVCKKHKVHSSQLITELESWAQRKEPTTEELYLNPIEILVAYLKKKHYYFVRQELPFLSNIITGITPELQYASLMADLRIMFPLFVEDFIHHIHEEESTLFKRIELLQDIEENRFSLEDAIKILERNPVHLLADQHEIHDDEMEGIRKLTADYSLDEEAPLTMKVLYHELQNFEQELRIHAKIEDELLFPKAVELEKEALRQIRKKTRKI, encoded by the coding sequence ATGCGATCTGTTGATGATTTCGAAAAGGCTATTCTAGGCGATTTAGTTTCCGAAAACTATGTCTTTGCCTCTGTGTTACATTATTTCGGAATCAGCTTTTACCAGTATCCTACTGAATCACTGGAAATAGTATGCAAAAAACATAAAGTCCATTCCAGCCAGCTGATTACAGAGCTTGAGTCTTGGGCTCAGCGAAAGGAGCCTACCACTGAGGAACTCTATCTCAATCCAATAGAGATTCTGGTGGCATACCTCAAAAAGAAACATTATTATTTTGTACGGCAAGAACTCCCATTTCTGTCAAATATCATCACTGGTATTACCCCGGAACTTCAATACGCTAGCCTGATGGCTGATCTTCGGATTATGTTTCCACTCTTTGTAGAGGATTTTATCCATCACATCCACGAGGAAGAAAGCACTTTGTTCAAAAGAATAGAACTGCTCCAGGATATTGAGGAAAACAGATTTTCGTTGGAAGATGCGATTAAGATTTTGGAAAGAAACCCCGTACACTTACTGGCTGACCAGCATGAGATTCATGACGATGAGATGGAAGGAATCAGGAAACTTACCGCTGATTATTCTTTGGACGAGGAGGCACCACTCACCATGAAAGTTCTTTATCATGAATTGCAAAACTTCGAGCAGGAGCTGAGAATTCATGCTAAAATTGAAGATGAACTTCTTTTTCCAAAAGCAGTTGAACTTGAGAAAGAAGCTTTACGCCAAATACGCAAAAAAACCAGAAAAATCTGA
- the ruvX gene encoding Holliday junction resolvase RuvX, whose amino-acid sequence MPRILAIDLGTKRTGLAVTDPLKMLANPLETVETSTLLDYLKRYCDREEVDTLVLGYPTRLNGQDNEMTPKVITMKDRLTKAFPDKKIELVDERFTSKMAMQSMISMGSKKKDRKEKAGNLDKVSAAIILQSYLERQ is encoded by the coding sequence ATGCCCAGAATTCTTGCGATTGACCTGGGAACCAAAAGAACCGGCTTGGCTGTTACCGATCCATTGAAAATGCTGGCTAATCCACTGGAAACAGTTGAAACATCTACGCTGCTGGATTATCTGAAGCGGTACTGCGACAGAGAAGAAGTGGATACCTTAGTTTTGGGCTACCCGACCCGTTTGAATGGGCAGGACAATGAGATGACACCAAAAGTGATCACCATGAAGGACAGGCTTACCAAGGCCTTTCCCGACAAAAAAATTGAACTCGTCGATGAGCGGTTCACTTCCAAAATGGCTATGCAAAGCATGATTTCCATGGGAAGTAAAAAGAAAGACAGAAAAGAAAAAGCCGGCAACCTGGATAAGGTAAGTGCGGCTATTATTCTACAATCCTATTTAGAGAGACAATGA
- the def gene encoding peptide deformylase — MIYPIVAYGNPILKKEAEEITEGTELDELIKSMFATMDNANGVGLAAPQINQGVSLFVIDSSLMLDEEDEEVGIRRAFINPIILDEYGDDYSFEEGCLSIPEVRAEIMRPETLTIEYYDENWNLKEEEFSGMTARVIQHEYDHLEGILFVDYLKGLKKRLVKSKLIDVSKGKISTDYRMIYPLK; from the coding sequence ATGATTTACCCAATAGTAGCTTACGGTAACCCGATTTTGAAAAAAGAAGCCGAGGAAATTACCGAAGGCACTGAGCTTGACGAGTTGATCAAGAGTATGTTTGCCACCATGGACAATGCCAACGGGGTAGGTCTGGCCGCACCCCAAATAAACCAGGGGGTCAGCCTTTTTGTTATTGATAGCAGCCTCATGCTGGATGAAGAGGATGAGGAAGTGGGTATCCGTCGAGCATTTATCAATCCTATAATCTTGGATGAATACGGTGATGATTACAGCTTTGAAGAAGGATGCTTGAGTATTCCTGAAGTCCGTGCGGAGATCATGCGCCCAGAGACGCTTACCATCGAGTACTACGATGAAAACTGGAATCTGAAAGAAGAAGAATTCTCTGGAATGACTGCCCGCGTGATCCAGCATGAATATGATCACCTCGAAGGAATTCTTTTCGTTGATTATCTAAAAGGACTTAAAAAACGACTGGTGAAATCTAAATTGATCGATGTAAGTAAAGGTAAAATCTCTACTGATTACAGAATGATTTACCCTCTCAAATGA
- a CDS encoding amidohydrolase, which yields MIKSSQLSIALVQTSLHWKDKVANLAMLEEKLWQIENGVDLIILPEMFPTGFSMDAAELAEPMNLDVCKWMRQMASQKKATIAGSAIIKTDGKYYNRLLWVNPDGMIQHYDKRHLFRMAEEDQTFSAGDRLPIFELKGWKICPQVCYDLRFPVWSRNRMINGEVGYDLIFYIASWPAARVSAWDALLPARAIENLAYSIGVNRVGEDGNGIVYNGHSGAYDYKGSELQHMGNSEKIALVKLDAKALDAYRQKFPAWLDADDFMIR from the coding sequence ATGATAAAATCTTCACAACTCTCTATTGCGCTTGTTCAAACGTCGCTTCATTGGAAAGATAAAGTAGCGAACCTTGCGATGCTGGAAGAGAAGTTGTGGCAGATAGAAAATGGGGTTGATCTAATAATCCTGCCTGAAATGTTTCCTACAGGATTCAGTATGGATGCTGCTGAATTGGCTGAGCCTATGAATCTAGATGTCTGTAAATGGATGCGGCAGATGGCTTCGCAAAAAAAGGCTACTATTGCCGGAAGTGCGATAATCAAGACAGATGGCAAGTACTACAACCGACTCTTGTGGGTAAATCCCGATGGGATGATACAACACTATGACAAGCGTCATCTTTTCAGGATGGCTGAGGAAGATCAAACATTCTCAGCTGGGGATAGATTGCCAATATTTGAATTAAAAGGGTGGAAAATCTGTCCACAAGTCTGCTATGATTTGAGATTTCCTGTTTGGTCTAGAAATAGGATGATCAATGGCGAAGTTGGATATGATCTGATTTTTTACATAGCATCATGGCCGGCAGCAAGAGTTTCTGCATGGGACGCACTTTTACCTGCTCGGGCTATTGAGAACCTAGCTTACTCTATCGGTGTAAACCGGGTAGGAGAGGACGGCAATGGGATAGTATATAATGGTCACTCGGGCGCGTATGATTATAAAGGTTCCGAGTTGCAGCATATGGGAAATAGCGAGAAGATTGCGCTGGTGAAGTTGGACGCAAAAGCATTAGACGCATATAGGCAAAAGTTTCCTGCATGGTTGGACGCAGATGATTTTATGATTAGATAA